One genomic region from Methanocaldococcus fervens AG86 encodes:
- a CDS encoding DNA-directed DNA polymerase II small subunit, which yields MEIINKFLDLEVLLSPTVYEKLKNFDKEDIENLTEKIKEFKKYNDAFILLDEKFLEIFLQKDLNNIIKEYKDFDFIFYYTGEKEENKEKIKEKEIKTEIKEEIEDKVEFTKKDEKESFVKKSDEDIEEKLKQLISKEEKKDFNAERAKRYEKITKIRESVNSRIKWIAKDIEAIIDIYDDSDVSGKSTCTGTIDDFVKYFKDRFERLKKFIERKAQRKGYPLKDISRMKGQKDIFVVGIVSDVDTSKNGNLIVRIEDTEGEITLILPKEKMEKGQLPDDILLDEVIGAIGTVSRSGSSIYVDEIVRPTFSPKEPRRIDEEIYMAFLSDIHIGSNEFLHKEFEKFVRFLNGDVDNELEEKVVSRLKYICIAGDLVDGVGVYPGQEEDLYEVDIVEQYKEIAMYLEQIPEHISIIISPGNHDAVRPAEPQPKLPNKITKLFNRDNIYFVGNPCVVNIHGFDTLLYHGRSFDDLVGQIRNASYENPTTIMRELIKRRLLCPTYGGRCPIAPEHKDYLVIDRDIDILHTGHIHINGYGIYRGVVMVNSGTFQEQTDFQKRMGINPTPAIVPIINMAKVGEKGHYLEWDRGVLEVRY from the coding sequence ATGGAAATAATAAATAAATTTTTAGATTTAGAGGTTTTACTATCACCAACTGTTTATGAAAAGCTGAAAAATTTTGATAAAGAGGATATTGAAAATTTAACTGAAAAAATTAAAGAATTTAAAAAATACAACGATGCCTTTATTTTGTTAGATGAAAAGTTTTTAGAAATTTTTTTACAAAAAGATTTGAATAATATAATAAAAGAATATAAAGATTTTGACTTCATATTTTACTACACTGGAGAAAAAGAAGAGAACAAAGAGAAAATAAAAGAAAAAGAAATAAAAACAGAAATTAAAGAAGAAATTGAAGATAAAGTAGAATTTACTAAAAAAGATGAAAAAGAAAGTTTTGTAAAGAAATCTGACGAAGATATTGAAGAAAAATTAAAGCAGTTAATTTCAAAAGAAGAGAAAAAAGATTTCAATGCTGAAAGAGCTAAGAGATACGAAAAAATAACAAAAATAAGGGAGAGTGTAAATAGCAGAATAAAATGGATAGCTAAAGATATAGAGGCAATAATAGATATTTATGACGATTCAGACGTTTCTGGGAAATCTACATGCACGGGAACTATAGATGATTTTGTCAAATACTTTAAAGATAGATTTGAAAGATTGAAAAAATTCATTGAGAGAAAAGCTCAAAGAAAAGGATATCCTCTAAAAGATATAAGTAGAATGAAAGGTCAGAAAGATATCTTCGTTGTAGGGATTGTTAGCGATGTTGACACTTCAAAAAATGGTAATTTAATAGTTAGGATTGAAGATACTGAAGGTGAAATAACCTTAATTTTACCAAAGGAAAAAATGGAAAAAGGGCAACTGCCTGATGACATACTATTGGATGAGGTTATTGGAGCTATTGGGACTGTTAGCAGATCAGGGAGTTCAATATATGTTGATGAGATTGTAAGACCAACATTTTCACCAAAAGAACCAAGAAGAATTGATGAAGAAATATACATGGCATTTTTATCAGATATTCACATTGGAAGTAATGAGTTTTTACACAAAGAGTTTGAAAAATTCGTTAGATTTTTAAATGGAGATGTTGATAATGAATTAGAGGAAAAAGTAGTTAGCAGATTAAAATACATCTGCATTGCTGGGGATTTGGTTGATGGAGTTGGTGTTTATCCTGGGCAGGAGGAGGATTTGTATGAGGTAGATATTGTTGAGCAGTATAAGGAAATTGCTATGTATTTGGAGCAGATTCCAGAGCATATATCCATAATCATCTCCCCAGGAAACCACGATGCTGTTAGACCTGCAGAACCACAGCCAAAGCTACCAAATAAAATAACAAAGCTATTTAATAGAGATAACATTTATTTCGTTGGAAATCCATGTGTAGTTAATATACACGGCTTTGACACTTTATTATATCACGGAAGAAGCTTTGACGACTTAGTTGGGCAAATAAGAAATGCAAGTTATGAAAATCCAACAACCATTATGAGAGAGTTAATAAAAAGAAGGTTGCTATGCCCAACTTATGGAGGAAGATGCCCTATAGCTCCAGAACATAAAGATTACTTGGTTATTGATAGAGATATAGACATCCTACATACAGGACACATACACATTAATGGTTATGGAATTTATAGAGGAGTTGTTATGGTTAACAGTGGGACTTTTCAGGAGCAGACAGATTTCCAGAAGAGGATGGGAATTAATCCAACACCTGCAATTGTGCCAATAATAAATATGGCTAAGGTTGGAGAAAAAGGGCATTATTTAGAATGGGATAGAGGAGTTTTAGAAGTTAGATACTAA
- a CDS encoding MATE family efflux transporter has product MKNVEILLDDPKKAVIEVSKPIIVATFVESIYSLVDSIWVSGSGADALAAVGASFPILISLFAVSWGLSIGISSGIARRVGARNKEEADKVANHAIILSLIAGILYILAIYPNLDVLFSLMGTYGSCKLLALKYSGTLVLGTLIFTICDALYGIFRGEGNTKIVMIASVLGTLTNIILDPIFIYLLNLGIVGAAYATLTAVGVAFLILAYELFIKKSCYITVNLSKFKPDLKIIADLIRVGIPSALIDISVAVSFFIMTSIIMIVGDSEGLAVYTGALRITDFGFIPMLGLASGATSVIGATYGAKSFDKLKTAYLYTIKIGVLMEIVIIALIMLLAPILAYLFTYTKASIGIHEELVRALRTIPPYLLFTPFILTTSAMFQGIGKGEKSLIISIFRCLICHISYAYLFAVILGLGMLGIYMGLVIGDFTAGIFSFLLGILTIKALLKNKNN; this is encoded by the coding sequence ATGAAAAATGTTGAAATATTGTTAGATGACCCAAAAAAGGCAGTTATTGAAGTCTCAAAACCAATAATTGTTGCTACATTTGTTGAATCAATTTATAGCTTAGTTGATAGCATTTGGGTTTCTGGGTCAGGGGCCGATGCATTAGCTGCTGTTGGAGCAAGTTTTCCAATATTAATTAGTTTATTTGCAGTTAGTTGGGGTTTGAGTATTGGGATTAGTTCTGGAATAGCGCGGAGAGTTGGAGCAAGAAATAAAGAAGAAGCTGATAAAGTAGCAAACCATGCAATTATCTTATCTTTAATTGCTGGAATTTTGTATATATTAGCTATTTATCCAAATCTTGATGTGTTGTTTAGCTTAATGGGAACTTATGGAAGCTGTAAATTATTAGCTTTAAAATATTCGGGCACATTGGTTTTAGGAACTCTCATATTCACAATCTGTGATGCGTTGTATGGCATATTTAGAGGGGAGGGGAATACAAAAATTGTGATGATAGCCAGTGTTTTAGGAACATTGACAAACATCATATTAGACCCAATATTCATATACCTATTAAACTTAGGAATAGTCGGAGCAGCTTATGCTACTTTAACAGCTGTAGGAGTAGCTTTCTTAATATTAGCTTATGAGCTATTTATAAAAAAATCATGTTACATTACTGTTAATTTATCAAAATTTAAACCTGATTTAAAGATTATTGCTGATTTAATTAGAGTTGGAATCCCTTCAGCGTTAATAGATATAAGTGTTGCAGTCTCATTTTTTATAATGACTTCAATAATTATGATAGTTGGGGATAGCGAAGGATTGGCAGTATATACTGGAGCTTTAAGGATAACTGACTTTGGCTTTATTCCAATGTTGGGTTTGGCTAGCGGAGCAACATCAGTTATAGGGGCTACTTATGGAGCAAAGAGTTTTGATAAATTAAAAACAGCTTATCTCTACACAATAAAAATCGGAGTATTAATGGAAATTGTTATTATTGCTTTAATAATGCTGTTAGCCCCAATATTAGCTTATTTATTCACATACACTAAAGCTTCTATTGGAATTCACGAAGAGCTCGTTAGAGCCTTAAGAACAATCCCACCATATCTGTTATTTACACCGTTCATCTTAACAACATCCGCCATGTTTCAGGGTATTGGTAAGGGAGAAAAATCTCTAATAATTTCTATATTTAGATGTTTAATTTGCCATATATCCTACGCATACCTCTTTGCGGTAATTTTGGGTTTAGGTATGTTGGGTATTTACATGGGATTAGTTATTGGTGATTTTACTGCAGGAATCTTTTCTTTTTTACTTGGAATTTTGACAATAAAAGCATTACTCAAAAATAAAAACAATTAA
- a CDS encoding 50S ribosomal protein L40e codes for MPFEEAMKRLFMKKICMRCNARNPWRATKCRKCGYKGLRPKAKEPRG; via the coding sequence ATGCCATTTGAAGAAGCTATGAAAAGATTATTTATGAAAAAGATTTGTATGAGATGTAATGCAAGAAACCCTTGGAGAGCTACAAAGTGTAGAAAGTGTGGTTATAAGGGATTAAGACCAAAAGCTAAGGAACCAAGAGGATAA
- a CDS encoding stage II sporulation protein M gives MKDAYLMLVLIDALKEVFDLKEILKSPLKNKKVVLFVSLVFILSLAISYVLIANVNYFSYLGDIVFQNFQEHVENLKISLDEDNLSIILAIWENNLIVCILNYIVGIFSLFVVAFNSYILSFVLYKFGVESFIYLVLPHGIIEIPALIFSASSGVLFNIGLVNLLINIKFGEKKEVLYYIKESLKLLLLSIILFIIAGIIEGTITFKIAKIMFS, from the coding sequence ATGAAGGATGCCTATTTAATGCTGGTTTTAATAGACGCATTGAAGGAAGTATTTGATTTAAAGGAGATTTTAAAAAGCCCTTTAAAGAATAAAAAAGTCGTTTTATTTGTTAGTTTAGTCTTTATATTATCTTTAGCAATATCTTATGTTTTAATTGCCAATGTGAATTATTTCTCCTATTTAGGGGATATAGTTTTTCAAAACTTTCAAGAACACGTTGAAAATCTAAAAATTTCGTTAGATGAAGATAATTTAAGTATAATATTGGCAATTTGGGAAAACAATTTAATTGTCTGTATTTTAAACTACATTGTTGGGATTTTTTCACTATTTGTGGTTGCATTCAACTCCTATATTTTATCCTTCGTGCTTTATAAATTTGGCGTTGAAAGCTTTATCTACTTAGTTTTACCACATGGAATTATTGAAATTCCCGCCTTAATATTTTCAGCATCAAGTGGGGTTTTATTTAATATAGGGTTGGTTAATCTTTTAATAAACATTAAATTTGGAGAGAAAAAAGAGGTTTTGTATTACATAAAAGAGTCTTTAAAGCTACTTTTGCTTTCTATAATCTTATTTATAATCGCCGGGATTATTGAAGGAACTATAACGTTTAAAATAGCTAAAATTATGTTCTCATAA
- the hmgA gene encoding hydroxymethylglutaryl-CoA reductase (NADPH), whose product MNYDEILEKMLNGELKPYQLDKVFGSKIATEIRRKFIEKKVGIEFKHISNYSIDEEMAMKKNIENMIGAIQIPLGFAGPLKINGEYAKGEFYIPLATTEGALVASVNRGCSIITKCGGATVRVIDDKMTRAPCLKTKTVVDALKVRDWIKENFERIKEVAESTTRHGKLIGIEPILIVGRNLYPRFVFKTGDAMGMNMVTIATEKACNFIEDELKKEGIYVKTVAVSGNACVDKKPSGMNLINGRGKSIVAEVFLTEKEVNKYLKTTSQAIAEVNRLKNYIGSAISNSMGFNAHYANIIGAIFLATGQDEAHIVEGSLGITMAEVEDDGLYFSVTLPDVPIGTVGGGTRVETQKECLEMLGCYGDNKALKFAEIVGGAVLAGELSLLGALAAGHLGKAHQELGR is encoded by the coding sequence ATGAACTATGATGAAATTCTTGAAAAAATGTTGAATGGAGAGCTAAAGCCATATCAATTGGATAAGGTGTTTGGCTCAAAGATAGCAACAGAAATTAGAAGGAAATTCATTGAAAAAAAAGTTGGAATTGAATTTAAACATATTAGTAATTACTCAATAGATGAAGAGATGGCTATGAAAAAAAACATAGAGAATATGATTGGAGCTATACAAATCCCATTAGGTTTTGCCGGACCTTTAAAAATTAATGGGGAATATGCGAAAGGGGAGTTTTATATTCCATTGGCTACAACAGAAGGGGCTTTGGTGGCTTCAGTTAATAGGGGCTGTTCAATAATAACAAAGTGTGGTGGAGCTACCGTTAGGGTTATAGACGACAAGATGACAAGAGCTCCCTGCTTAAAAACAAAAACAGTTGTGGATGCACTAAAAGTTAGAGACTGGATTAAAGAAAACTTTGAAAGGATAAAAGAGGTTGCTGAATCAACAACAAGACATGGAAAATTGATAGGGATAGAGCCAATTTTAATCGTTGGGAGGAATTTATATCCAAGATTTGTATTTAAGACTGGAGATGCCATGGGAATGAATATGGTTACAATTGCCACAGAAAAGGCTTGTAATTTTATAGAGGATGAGTTAAAAAAAGAAGGAATATACGTTAAAACAGTTGCAGTGAGTGGAAACGCATGTGTTGATAAAAAGCCAAGTGGGATGAATTTAATTAATGGTAGAGGAAAATCTATTGTGGCTGAAGTATTTTTAACTGAAAAAGAAGTTAATAAATATTTAAAAACCACATCCCAAGCTATTGCTGAAGTAAATAGATTAAAAAATTACATTGGCTCAGCAATAAGCAATTCAATGGGTTTCAATGCCCATTATGCAAACATCATAGGAGCTATATTCTTAGCTACAGGACAGGATGAAGCACATATAGTTGAGGGAAGCTTGGGAATAACAATGGCTGAAGTTGAAGATGATGGATTGTATTTCTCAGTTACTCTCCCAGATGTGCCAATTGGAACTGTTGGAGGGGGAACAAGAGTAGAGACGCAGAAAGAATGCTTAGAGATGCTTGGTTGTTATGGAGATAATAAAGCTTTAAAGTTTGCTGAAATTGTTGGAGGGGCTGTGTTGGCTGGAGAGTTATCTTTATTAGGAGCTTTAGCTGCTGGACATTTAGGAAAAGCTCACCAAGAACTTGGTAGATAG
- a CDS encoding HisA/HisF family protein has protein sequence MEIIPVIDLKDKIAVHGKSGNRDEYKPLKSVICNSSNPVDVAEAYKKRGAKTIYIADLNAIIGNGDNFDIIKEIDFVNKIVDAGIKKREDLEDIKKILNKNDRSIVATETLEDVELLKEKDIVVSLDFKNGDLLNYNLDEILSYVKKDTPLIILDISSVGTQRGVNVKLIKNILDKTNNPIYVGGGIKGIEDLELCYNLGVGGVLIATAIHKGVLDLEEIINRFSD, from the coding sequence ATGGAGATAATTCCAGTTATTGATTTAAAGGATAAAATAGCTGTGCATGGAAAAAGTGGAAATAGAGATGAATACAAGCCACTAAAATCAGTTATCTGCAATTCATCAAATCCTGTTGATGTGGCAGAGGCTTATAAAAAAAGAGGAGCTAAAACCATTTACATTGCTGATTTAAACGCTATAATTGGGAATGGAGATAATTTTGATATAATAAAAGAGATAGATTTTGTAAATAAAATCGTTGATGCTGGAATTAAAAAAAGAGAAGATTTGGAAGATATTAAAAAAATTTTAAATAAAAATGATAGATCAATAGTAGCAACTGAGACATTAGAAGATGTTGAGTTGTTAAAAGAGAAAGATATAGTTGTTAGCTTGGATTTTAAAAATGGAGACCTTTTAAATTATAATTTAGATGAGATTTTATCTTATGTTAAAAAAGACACTCCACTAATAATCTTAGATATCTCCTCAGTAGGAACTCAGAGAGGAGTTAATGTAAAACTTATAAAAAATATTTTAGATAAAACAAACAATCCAATATATGTTGGTGGAGGCATTAAAGGGATTGAAGATTTAGAGCTTTGTTATAATTTAGGAGTTGGTGGAGTTTTAATAGCTACAGCAATACATAAAGGGGTTTTAGATTTAGAGGAGATTATTAATAGATTTAGTGATTAA
- a CDS encoding mechanosensitive ion channel family protein — MINNKLKLGIKVLLLIILLHSLISVFNLEFYIGLFTKYQNQIIIVAIIILSGLIIVDITSEIFKKYAIKREEKAGEYLTLNYIFKYFVYLCVALTIFGVLYQNVSSLVVSVGLIGAAITYALQKPILNFAGWIVILYTRTIKIGDRIYIKDVGAGDVFDIDTQHIYLSELTLDTLDSTGRVLVIPNSYIFTTSIINFTKGTPYIWDYFAIHFTYDSDIKKAEEIVFSSVCEVVGDLMKKLAERWSKKRYLISRSLCDKPLIRVGMTRSSFYIKAVYIVNTYEKAIIKTEIYKRILEKIEKEKDVKLAYPHVKAVIDLEDKFRNT; from the coding sequence ATGATCAACAATAAGCTGAAATTGGGGATAAAGGTATTGCTATTAATAATTTTACTACACAGCCTCATATCAGTTTTTAATTTAGAGTTTTATATAGGGTTATTTACCAAATACCAAAATCAAATAATCATTGTTGCCATAATAATCCTATCTGGGCTTATTATTGTAGATATTACCTCTGAGATATTTAAAAAGTATGCAATTAAGAGGGAAGAAAAGGCTGGAGAGTATTTAACTCTAAACTATATCTTTAAATATTTTGTTTATCTTTGCGTTGCTTTGACAATTTTTGGAGTTTTATATCAAAATGTATCATCTTTGGTTGTTTCAGTTGGTTTAATTGGTGCGGCAATAACCTACGCTTTGCAAAAGCCAATTTTAAATTTTGCTGGATGGATTGTTATACTATACACAAGAACAATAAAAATTGGAGATAGAATTTATATTAAAGATGTCGGAGCTGGAGATGTGTTTGATATAGACACTCAACACATTTATCTAAGTGAATTAACCTTAGACACATTAGATTCTACTGGAAGAGTTTTAGTTATTCCAAATTCCTACATATTCACAACATCTATAATCAATTTTACAAAGGGAACACCATATATTTGGGATTATTTTGCAATACATTTTACCTACGATAGCGATATAAAGAAAGCTGAGGAGATTGTTTTTTCCTCAGTTTGTGAAGTTGTTGGAGATTTAATGAAAAAATTGGCTGAAAGATGGTCAAAGAAAAGATATTTAATATCAAGAAGCTTATGTGACAAGCCATTAATTAGAGTTGGGATGACAAGGAGCTCTTTCTACATAAAAGCGGTTTATATAGTAAATACTTACGAAAAAGCTATAATTAAAACTGAAATTTATAAAAGAATTTTAGAAAAAATAGAAAAAGAAAAAGATGTAAAGTTGGCATATCCACATGTTAAGGCAGTTATTGATTTAGAAGATAAGTTTAGAAATACGTGA
- a CDS encoding amidohydrolase family protein gives MLLKGKFLYGENYELRKGTLVIEDGIIKGFTNEHDKDVIEFKGLIIPPLINAHTHIADNSIKDIGINKTLDELVKPPNGLKHRYLAECNDNMLVEGMKLGLEDMKEHGIKFFCDFRENGVKGINLLKTALKSYDYPKAIILGRPTKVDKKEVEEILEISDGLGLSGANEFENDELKLIFRVFKRFKEKDDKKLFAIHAAEHEGALKYSLNKYGMTEIERLTYLGVKPDFIVHGTHLTNNDLELLKENNIPVVACVRANLSFNVGMPKLNELNENLLVGIGTDNFMANSPSIFKEMDFIYKLYHIEPKDILRMATINNAKILKLENVGLIEEGFKAIFTFIKPTNAILFSKNIVASVVTRCEKGDVVDFRLI, from the coding sequence TTGCTATTGAAAGGGAAATTTTTGTATGGAGAGAATTATGAGCTAAGAAAAGGAACTTTGGTTATTGAAGATGGGATAATTAAAGGTTTTACAAATGAACATGATAAAGATGTTATTGAGTTTAAAGGCCTTATTATCCCTCCACTTATAAATGCCCACACACATATAGCTGATAATAGTATAAAGGATATAGGGATTAATAAAACTTTGGATGAATTAGTCAAGCCACCAAACGGTTTAAAACATAGATATTTGGCTGAATGCAATGACAATATGTTAGTTGAAGGTATGAAACTTGGTTTAGAGGATATGAAGGAGCATGGAATAAAGTTCTTTTGTGATTTTAGGGAAAATGGAGTTAAAGGAATTAATTTATTAAAAACTGCTTTAAAATCTTATGATTATCCTAAGGCAATAATATTGGGAAGGCCTACAAAGGTTGATAAGAAAGAGGTTGAAGAGATTTTAGAAATATCTGATGGTTTAGGGTTGAGTGGGGCTAATGAATTTGAAAATGATGAATTAAAACTAATATTTAGAGTTTTTAAGAGATTTAAAGAGAAAGATGATAAAAAATTATTTGCTATACACGCGGCTGAGCATGAAGGAGCTTTAAAATACAGCTTAAACAAATATGGCATGACAGAGATTGAGAGATTAACCTATTTGGGAGTAAAACCAGATTTTATCGTTCATGGGACTCATCTAACAAACAACGATTTAGAGTTGTTAAAAGAAAATAACATTCCAGTTGTTGCATGTGTAAGAGCTAATTTATCTTTTAATGTTGGCATGCCAAAGTTGAATGAGCTTAACGAAAATTTGCTTGTTGGAATTGGGACTGACAACTTTATGGCAAACTCTCCATCAATATTTAAAGAAATGGACTTTATTTATAAACTCTACCACATTGAGCCAAAGGATATTTTGAGAATGGCAACAATAAACAATGCAAAGATATTAAAGCTTGAGAATGTTGGATTGATAGAGGAAGGGTTTAAAGCTATTTTTACCTTTATAAAACCAACTAATGCAATATTGTTTTCTAAAAATATTGTTGCTTCAGTAGTTACGCGATGTGAAAAAGGGGATGTTGTGGA
- a CDS encoding DUF367 family protein: protein MPKLFIYHANQCNPKKCTSLKMAKMNKAILLKNPYKVPKNSLILNPYAEKALSPEDRDIVEKFGITALDCSWKEAELMFKKFKFKNQRSLPFLVPCNPINYGKPCMLSTLEAFIAALYITNFKDEALDLTSCFKWAETFIKVNNELLERYSNAKNSMEVVEIQKEFL, encoded by the coding sequence ATGCCAAAGCTTTTTATATATCACGCAAATCAGTGCAATCCAAAAAAATGCACATCTTTGAAAATGGCTAAAATGAATAAAGCCATTTTGTTAAAAAATCCATATAAAGTTCCAAAAAACTCTTTAATATTAAATCCTTATGCTGAAAAAGCTTTATCTCCAGAGGATAGGGATATAGTTGAAAAGTTTGGCATAACTGCTTTAGATTGCTCATGGAAAGAGGCAGAGCTGATGTTTAAGAAATTTAAATTTAAAAATCAAAGGTCGCTACCATTTTTAGTTCCATGTAATCCAATAAATTATGGTAAGCCGTGCATGCTTTCAACATTAGAAGCTTTTATTGCAGCTTTATATATAACTAACTTTAAGGATGAGGCATTAGATTTAACCTCTTGCTTTAAATGGGCAGAAACATTTATAAAGGTTAATAATGAATTATTAGAGAGATACTCAAATGCTAAAAATTCAATGGAAGTAGTGGAAATTCAAAAAGAGTTTTTGTAA